The proteins below are encoded in one region of Andreesenia angusta:
- a CDS encoding Eco57I restriction-modification methylase domain-containing protein: MERELKKILKGKLEYYRDIDIGLARYILIEILEQYISQTGTELGYIKRIIEETAGVKEKLRESGEQSLEEGLRDCLRSFVSRNIESFDGTTLGNLYEAINNTEMKKKFGQVYTPEKVVDYMVEEAEIDSMIESKPEVKILDPSCGAGIFLVKLYRKLKEISESSDRFSEREILEDMIWGVDIDFFSVYVSKVSLWMESKLSSELNVHLKDILTENLQTSFDLIIGNPPYIGAKKLDGKYKAELRKIYSEVYEDKSDISYCFFKRGYELLNESGRLEIITSRYFLEALYADKLRSYISRAYGIESILDFYGENIFKGIAISPLIIKLKKNSATFSLRYLRPNRSWSKRVMLDMNGFESIEVNMENLSQERWLMRSEKELDLFRKIDGSGEYLLKDIASSSQGIITGLDRAFVIQDIENVPENEIHVLKPWAKNSDIKRYGTIETDKYLIYTDCIEDIDMFSYLKSRIEKYRDKLQQRRECKLGIRNWYDIQWGRECTNFQGERILFPYKSHERSYTMTSEELYHSADIYSIKLKEEFRESIPTEYLLGFLNSKLFEYYFRTVAKKLNRDIYEYYPNKIMSLKIKIPDKNTVESVVLLVRDVLRRSEEEKSRIESELDCIFAKIYDLEPDERNLVLG, from the coding sequence ATGGAAAGAGAGCTAAAGAAGATATTGAAGGGCAAGCTGGAGTACTACAGAGATATCGATATAGGGCTTGCGAGATACATATTGATTGAGATTTTAGAGCAGTACATATCCCAGACGGGAACAGAGTTAGGCTATATAAAAAGAATCATAGAGGAGACGGCAGGGGTCAAAGAGAAGCTTAGAGAAAGCGGAGAGCAGAGCTTGGAAGAAGGTCTGAGGGATTGCCTTAGGAGTTTTGTATCCCGGAACATTGAAAGCTTCGATGGAACTACGCTTGGGAATCTGTACGAGGCTATAAACAATACTGAGATGAAGAAGAAGTTTGGTCAGGTATACACTCCAGAAAAAGTGGTCGACTATATGGTGGAAGAGGCTGAAATAGACAGCATGATTGAATCAAAGCCTGAGGTCAAGATACTGGACCCTTCATGTGGGGCAGGAATATTTCTGGTGAAGCTCTACAGAAAGCTTAAGGAGATTTCAGAAAGTTCTGATCGCTTCAGCGAAAGAGAGATACTTGAAGACATGATATGGGGAGTGGACATAGACTTCTTCTCGGTGTATGTTTCAAAAGTTTCACTTTGGATGGAAAGTAAGCTCTCGTCAGAATTAAATGTACATCTGAAAGATATTCTGACTGAAAACTTGCAGACTAGCTTTGACTTGATAATAGGGAATCCCCCGTACATAGGGGCAAAAAAACTGGATGGCAAATACAAGGCCGAGCTTAGAAAGATATACTCTGAGGTCTATGAAGACAAGTCGGACATATCCTACTGTTTTTTCAAAAGAGGCTACGAGCTGCTAAACGAATCAGGAAGGCTAGAGATAATAACCTCTAGGTATTTCTTAGAGGCGCTGTACGCAGATAAGCTGAGGTCTTATATAAGCAGAGCATACGGAATAGAGAGTATATTGGATTTTTACGGTGAAAACATATTCAAAGGAATAGCCATAAGCCCACTTATAATAAAGCTGAAAAAAAACTCGGCGACTTTTAGCTTGAGGTATTTAAGGCCAAATAGAAGTTGGAGCAAGAGAGTAATGCTGGACATGAATGGCTTTGAAAGCATAGAGGTAAATATGGAGAATCTGTCCCAAGAGAGATGGCTTATGAGGTCGGAAAAAGAACTGGATCTTTTTCGAAAGATAGATGGATCGGGTGAATATCTACTGAAAGATATAGCCAGTTCCAGCCAAGGCATTATAACAGGTCTGGACAGGGCTTTTGTGATTCAAGATATAGAGAACGTACCGGAGAATGAAATTCATGTGCTGAAGCCTTGGGCAAAAAACAGCGACATAAAGAGGTACGGAACAATAGAGACAGACAAATACTTGATATATACGGATTGCATAGAAGACATCGACATGTTCTCATATTTAAAGAGTCGAATAGAGAAGTACAGAGATAAGCTACAGCAGAGAAGAGAGTGCAAGCTGGGGATTAGAAATTGGTACGACATACAGTGGGGTAGGGAGTGTACTAACTTTCAGGGAGAGAGGATACTCTTCCCCTACAAGTCGCATGAGAGAAGCTACACTATGACTTCAGAAGAACTCTATCACAGCGCAGATATATACTCGATAAAGCTAAAAGAGGAGTTCAGAGAGAGTATTCCGACTGAGTATCTGCTGGGATTTCTGAACTCCAAGCTGTTTGAATACTACTTCAGGACAGTGGCTAAGAAGCTTAACCGAGATATATACGAATACTATCCGAACAAGATAATGAGCTTAAAGATAAAGATTCCGGACAAGAATACAGTCGAATCGGTGGTGCTGTTAGTGAGAGATGTATTAAGGCGGTCTGAAGAGGAAAAGAGTAGGATCGAGTCAGAGCTGGACTGTATTTTTGCCAAAATATACGATCTAGAGCCAGATGAAAGAAATCTCGTTTTAGGCTAA